A genomic segment from Ptychodera flava strain L36383 chromosome 8, AS_Pfla_20210202, whole genome shotgun sequence encodes:
- the LOC139138733 gene encoding NADPH oxidase 5-like, with amino-acid sequence MKSCLEENSMTCTETQLNDLTELLYQDFSVTTGLGIDFETFQRYIQENKDILKNLKASASKWLNGPERQQRRSKPPSVFRYCFSYLRNHLSCIVFIVFYIVLNAGLFAEAAYRNYSAPPNVWIIIAKGCGRSLNFNSAFIVVLMLRKCLTWLRPTRLGHALPLDQHIDLHKMVGWVVVSLSVIHTTAHLMNLGFQWSGNLPFVTGVILVSVLVVMVVCSLPFVRRKGYFQLFYWTHQLFFIWWICLLVHATTFWIWVLFPAMLYAMERVHRTKWMRKPHNGRTYIERGAILPSKVVHLKVRRPAHFTFKAGDYVYVNIPSIAKHEWHPFTISSAPEQKDYLELHVRVVGTWTRKLYGYYKRCGELSKEDSPSVAFLEEAVKSIPDLLEDLDLIDVEIEELDREQAVTNMPNIVLVGNEQATVHNKGVNTDSAPNDSRRNLSNQACVGDADPPLSHEVTAIIPDGASPERASTIPTISESIHYNLQNVGVDIEINFDGPYGSPSERIFESEHAVLVGAGIGVTPFASILQSIHERYKAAKRTCPECKYAWKEEIPESELKLRKVEFIWINRDQKSFEWFVDLIGRLEKDLQEHGPFDNFLNFHLYMTSAIHIQQCAGFGLELALDLLHRRDRRDLLTGLQSRTKSGRPDWDKVLGKICQEKKGEITIFYCGPRQLGQQLKRKSYQFGMKFRQEIF; translated from the exons ATGAAATCATGTCTCGAAGAGAACAGCATGACTTGCACAGAAACGCAGCTGAATGATCTAACAGAGTTACTTTACCAAGACTTCAGTGTCACGACCGGTCTGGGAATCGACTTCGAAACCTTCCAACGTTACattcaagaaaacaaagacaTTCTGAAAAACTTAAAAGCCAG TGCTTCTAAGTGGCTGAACGGACCCGAACGCCAACAGAGAAGGTCGAAGCCGCCGTCAGTGTTTCGATATTGCTTCAGCTACCTTCGCAACCATCTCTCTTGCATCGTCTTCATTGTATTCTACATTGTGCTAAACGCTGGTCTCTTTGCGGAAGCCGCATACAGGAATTACAGTGCGCCACCTAACGTGTGGATCATCATTGCCAAGGGATGCG GTCGCAGCCTGAATTTCAACAGTGCCTTTATAGTGGTGTTGATGTTGAGGAAGTGTCTAACGTGGCTTCGTCCAACCAGACTTGGTCACGCGTTACCGCTGGATCAGCATATTGACCTCCATAAGATGGTTGGCTGGGTGGTTGTTTCTCTGAGCGTCATTCACACCACAGCTCATCTGATGAACCTGG GATTTCAGTGGTCTGGAAATCTCCCCTTCGTAACTGGTGTCATCTTGGTTTCTGTGTTAGTCGTTATGGTCGTCTGCTCTCTACCGTTCGTAAGAAGGAAAGGTTATTTTCAG CTGTTCTACTGGACACATCAGCTCTTTTTCATCTGGTGGATCTGCCTCCTGGTCCATGCAACTACGTTCTGGATTTGGGTTCTGTTTCCCGCGATGTTGTATGCTATGGAAAGAGTTCATCGAACGAAGTGGATGAGAAAACCTCACAATGGAAGAACATACATAGAAAGGGGGGCAATCCTGCCCTCTAAG GTGGTCCATCTGAAAGTCCGGCGACCGGCtcatttcactttcaaggctggTGACTACGTGTATGTGAATATTCCGAGTATCGCCAAGCATGAATGGCATCCCTTCACAATCAGCAGCGCTCCAGAACAGAAAG ATTATTTAGAGTTGCATGTACGAGTGGTCGGTACTTGGACGAGAAAATTGTACGGATATTACAAACGATGCGGTGAACTTTCTAAAGAAGATTCGCCATCGGTAGCCTTTCTCGAAGAAGCAGTAAAGTCTATACCTGATCTTCTTGAAGATTTGGATCTCATTGACGTGGAGATAGAAGAGCTTGATCGGGAGCAAGCTGTCACAAACATGCCTAATATTGTGCTTGTCGGCAATGAACAAGCGACAGTTCACAACAAAGGGGTAAACACTGACAGCGCCCCCAACGACAGTCGTCGAAATTTATCGAATCAAGCGTGTGTCGGAGATGCGGACCCACCACTGAGTCATGAAGTCACAGCAATTATTCCTGACGGGGCTTCACCTGAACGGGCTTCCACGATACCAACTATATCAGAGTCGATCCATTACAATCTGCAAAATGTTGGAGTGGATATCGAG ATAAACTTTGATGGTCCTTATGGGTCGCCTTCGGAGAGGATTTTTGAGTCCGAGCACGCTGTGTTGGTGGGAGCCGGGATTGGAGTGACGCCATTTGCCTCAATTTTGCAAAGCATTCATGAACGATACAAAGCGGCCAAGAGAACGTGCCCGGAATGTAAATACGCATGGAAAGAAGAAATTCCAGAGAGTGAACTAAAATTGAGAAAG GTCGAATTCATCTGGATAAATCGAGACCAGAAGTCGTTTGAATGGTTTGTAGATCTGATTGGGCGGCTAGAAAAGGATCTACAAGAACACGGTCCTTTCGacaatttcttaaattttcacctCTACATGACGTCTGCAATCCACATTCAACAATGCGCTGGATTTGGACTCGAGTTGGCGCTCGACCTTCTGCATCGAAGAGACAGGCGTGATCTTCTCACCGGTTTACAAAGTAGAACGAAATCGGGAAGGCCAGACTGGGATAAG GTACTCGGAAAAATTTGCCAAGAGAAGAagggagaaatcacgattttctaCTGTGGTCCACGTCAGTTAGGGCAACAACTCAAAAGAAAATCGTATCAGTTCGGGATGAAATTCAGACAAGAAATTTTCTAA
- the LOC139137994 gene encoding uncharacterized protein has protein sequence MEQIQSTIHHPSNSNGEVIISIEDDVLEENRECDGEEIAQNAFKWFQTNFTCRSLPDKMKATDFIKRIKELSEDFSDQLFMLINGKRGASIHLHELIGAVYRLTSERCQRKEASDLFDSFRKLCPACQETRRVSKEDFKRVIQSKKGMKSLYSVLKDPNDGILTCEELERKFQVLSR, from the exons ATGGAGCAAATTCAGTCGACCATACACCATCCGTCAAATTCCAATGGTGAAGTCATCATTTCGATAGAAGATGACGTTCTTGAAGAAAACAGAGAGTGCGACGGAGAAGAGATAGCTCAGAATGCATTCAAGTGGTTTCAAACAAACTTCACCTGCCGAAGTCTCCCCGACAAAATGAAAGCCACCGACTTCATAAAACGCATCAAGGAGTTATCTGAG GACTTCTCAGATCAGCTGTTTATGCTCATCAACGGGAAGCGTGGCGCCAGCATTCATTTGCATGAATTAATCGGGGCTGTTTACAGACTGACAAG tGAACGTTGTCAGAGGAAAGAAGCGTCGGACCTTTTTGACTCGTTTCGGAAACTATGCCCTGCTTGCCAAGAGACACGGCGGGTATCCAAGGAAGATTTCAAGCGAGTCATCCAGAGCAAAAAG GGTATGAAAAGTCTTTACAGTGTACTGAAGGACCCAAACGATGGCATACTGACTTGTGAGGAATTAGAAAGGAAATTCCAAGTCCTTTCCAGGTGA